From Gemmatimonadaceae bacterium, the proteins below share one genomic window:
- a CDS encoding M42 family metallopeptidase, whose product MLKPNAIKFLKQLLDTPGPSGYEAAAAKVWRDEAAGFAAEVSGDVHGNSMAVVNPEGSPTIMLAGHIDEIGVIVTYIDDDGFVYIAPIGGWDPQVLVAQRIRFQGREGEVMGAVGKKPIHLMKPDEREKASKMTDLWVDVGATTRAQAEAMLSIGDAGVIDSRSLDFPNDRIVSRSIDDRIGAFVVLEALRRYAAEPGEARVVAVATTQEEIAYRGGGALVGAERVDPAMAVVVDVTFATDHPGVKKEELGHSPLGSGPVLTRGSVVSPVAFSILRDTAESLRIPFTLHAAGRETSTDADAIHLARQGVATALLSVPNRYMHSPNEMVSLVDLDHAAALIAAACRAVSAKTDFTAR is encoded by the coding sequence ATGCTGAAGCCGAACGCCATCAAGTTCCTGAAGCAGTTGCTCGACACCCCGGGTCCCTCCGGCTACGAGGCCGCTGCCGCGAAGGTCTGGCGCGACGAGGCCGCCGGCTTCGCCGCCGAGGTCAGTGGCGACGTACACGGCAACTCGATGGCCGTGGTAAACCCCGAGGGTAGCCCGACGATCATGCTCGCCGGCCATATCGACGAAATCGGCGTGATCGTCACCTACATCGATGACGACGGCTTCGTCTACATCGCGCCGATCGGTGGCTGGGACCCGCAGGTGTTGGTCGCGCAGCGCATCCGCTTCCAGGGCCGCGAGGGCGAGGTGATGGGCGCGGTGGGCAAGAAGCCCATCCACCTGATGAAGCCCGACGAGCGCGAGAAGGCCTCGAAGATGACGGACCTCTGGGTGGACGTCGGGGCCACGACCCGCGCGCAGGCCGAGGCGATGCTCTCCATCGGCGACGCCGGCGTGATTGACTCACGCAGCCTGGATTTTCCGAACGACCGCATCGTGTCGCGCTCGATCGACGACCGCATCGGCGCGTTCGTGGTGCTCGAGGCGCTGCGGCGCTACGCGGCGGAGCCCGGCGAGGCGCGCGTGGTGGCGGTGGCGACCACGCAGGAGGAGATCGCGTACCGCGGCGGTGGCGCGCTGGTCGGCGCCGAGCGCGTGGACCCGGCGATGGCTGTCGTGGTGGATGTCACCTTCGCCACCGACCATCCCGGCGTGAAGAAGGAGGAGTTGGGACATTCGCCCTTGGGCAGTGGCCCGGTGTTGACGCGCGGTTCCGTGGTCTCGCCCGTGGCCTTCAGTATCCTGCGCGACACGGCGGAGTCACTGCGCATCCCGTTCACGCTGCACGCCGCGGGCCGCGAGACCAGCACCGACGCCGACGCGATCCATCTCGCGCGACAGGGCGTGGCGACGGCGCTGCTGTCGGTGCCGAACCGCTATATGCACTCGCCCAACGAGATGGTGAGCCTAGTGGACCTCGATCACGCCGCGGCGTTGATCGCGGCGGCCTGTCGCGCGGTGAGCGCGAAGACGGACTTTACGGCGCGCTGA
- a CDS encoding ABC transporter substrate-binding protein: protein MSLLPSATEIVAALGAMESLVGVTHCCDYPAVVDSRVRVTTTSVDANAAPDEIDRQVRALMDGGAPLYQLLEDRIRDLRPDLILTQALCDVCAVVETDVRALAARLDPSPSVVSLSATTLDGVLDDIARAAEALGAQDEAEELLAGARARMRLVHETLKAAKAPRPRVAVIEWGDPIFAAGHWVPEMVRRAGGIDVLATAGEHSRTFTLQQLRDADPEILLIAPCGYDLQSSLDEAQRLLALPEWAWSRERLVFALDANALVSRPGPRVIDGIEVMARLFNPSLFSPVDPHYAAPLRAATLHA from the coding sequence GTGTCGCTGTTGCCGAGCGCGACGGAGATCGTGGCCGCGCTCGGCGCAATGGAATCGCTGGTTGGGGTGACGCACTGCTGCGACTATCCGGCCGTCGTGGATTCGCGCGTACGCGTGACGACAACGTCGGTGGATGCGAACGCGGCGCCCGACGAGATCGACCGGCAGGTGCGTGCCTTGATGGACGGGGGCGCGCCGCTCTACCAGCTGCTCGAGGACCGCATTCGCGACCTGCGTCCTGACCTGATTCTCACGCAAGCGCTCTGTGATGTGTGTGCAGTGGTGGAGACCGACGTGCGCGCGCTGGCGGCGCGGCTCGATCCCTCGCCGAGCGTCGTGTCGCTGAGCGCCACGACACTGGACGGCGTGCTCGACGACATCGCGCGCGCGGCGGAGGCCCTGGGCGCGCAGGACGAGGCCGAGGAACTGCTCGCGGGAGCGCGGGCACGGATGCGCCTAGTACACGAGACGCTCAAGGCGGCGAAGGCCCCGCGGCCGCGCGTGGCCGTCATCGAATGGGGCGATCCAATCTTTGCAGCGGGCCACTGGGTACCAGAGATGGTTCGGCGCGCCGGGGGCATCGACGTGCTCGCCACCGCGGGCGAACACTCGCGCACGTTCACGCTGCAGCAGCTGCGTGACGCTGATCCCGAGATCCTGCTCATCGCGCCCTGCGGCTACGACCTGCAATCCTCACTCGACGAGGCGCAGCGCCTGCTGGCCCTGCCCGAATGGGCCTGGTCGCGCGAGCGCCTGGTGTTCGCGCTCGATGCCAACGCGTTGGTCAGCCGGCCCGGCCCGCGCGTGATCGACGGCATCGAGGTGATGGCGCGACTGTTCAACCCCTCGCTGTTCTCCCCCGTGGATCCCCACTACGCCGCGCCGCTGCGCGCGGCGACGCTGCACGCATAG
- a CDS encoding amidohydrolase family protein, with product MTRISICRAALAFAPLTLLAQAPSAANAPADLVITNARIYTADQSRPVVDAIAVRGGRVVFAGNAAGAKALTGASTRTIDLGGRTVIPGMTDAHAHVAGLGERLRNVDLMETRSYEEVIARVVDRARTTPKGEWILGRGWDQNDWGDTRWPLHEALTRAVPDHPVMLTRVDGHAGLANAAAMRLANLTSSTASPTGGEIIKDERGAPTGVLIDNAQGLIRRVIPAATPAQVKENVRAAIAEMHRWGLTGVHDAGASAGVLAAYEELGREGALNIRLYAMISDHAPTIEAWFRRGPMVAGHNGMLWVRSVKLYQDGALGSRGAALLEPYSDDPRTNGLLVSRTEHIQEVSGRALAAGFQVNTHAIGDRGNRLVLDAYEAALAARPTADHRFRVEHAQILHSDDIPRFAKLGVIPSMQASHQTSDMYWAGTRLGETRLRGAYAWRSLLATNVVIPNGSDFPVEYVNPLISFNASVARQDAAGWPAGGWFPEQRMTREEALLSMSLWPAYAAFQEAELGSLTPGKRADFVVLDQDIMRVPTEMILQTHVLSTWVGGAMVYERR from the coding sequence ATGACACGCATTTCCATCTGTCGCGCCGCGCTCGCGTTCGCCCCGCTCACGCTGCTCGCGCAGGCACCGTCGGCCGCGAACGCCCCGGCCGACCTCGTCATCACCAACGCCCGCATCTACACGGCCGACCAGTCGCGACCGGTGGTGGACGCCATCGCAGTTCGGGGCGGCCGCGTGGTGTTTGCCGGCAACGCCGCCGGCGCCAAGGCGCTGACCGGCGCCAGCACCCGGACCATCGACCTCGGCGGTCGCACGGTGATCCCCGGGATGACCGACGCCCACGCGCACGTCGCCGGGCTCGGCGAACGCCTGCGCAACGTGGACCTGATGGAGACGCGCTCGTACGAAGAAGTCATCGCGCGCGTGGTGGACCGCGCGCGGACGACGCCCAAGGGTGAGTGGATCCTCGGACGCGGTTGGGACCAGAACGACTGGGGCGACACGCGCTGGCCCCTGCACGAGGCGCTTACGCGCGCCGTGCCCGACCATCCGGTGATGCTGACGCGCGTGGACGGACACGCCGGCCTCGCGAACGCCGCCGCGATGCGGCTCGCCAACCTCACGTCGAGCACGGCCAGCCCGACGGGTGGCGAGATCATCAAGGATGAGCGCGGTGCACCCACGGGCGTGCTGATCGACAACGCGCAGGGACTCATCCGCCGCGTCATTCCCGCCGCGACGCCGGCGCAGGTGAAGGAGAATGTCCGCGCGGCGATCGCCGAGATGCATCGCTGGGGCCTCACCGGTGTGCACGACGCCGGCGCCTCGGCCGGCGTGCTGGCGGCCTACGAGGAGCTGGGTCGCGAGGGCGCGCTCAACATCCGCCTCTACGCGATGATCTCCGACCACGCGCCGACCATCGAGGCCTGGTTCCGCCGCGGCCCGATGGTCGCCGGCCACAACGGCATGCTCTGGGTGCGGAGCGTCAAGCTGTATCAGGACGGCGCGCTCGGCTCGCGCGGCGCGGCGCTGCTCGAGCCCTACAGCGACGACCCACGCACCAACGGCCTGTTGGTCTCGCGCACCGAGCATATCCAGGAGGTGTCAGGCCGCGCGCTTGCCGCGGGCTTCCAGGTGAACACCCACGCGATCGGCGACCGCGGGAATCGCTTGGTGCTCGACGCCTACGAGGCCGCGCTGGCGGCACGCCCAACGGCCGACCATCGCTTCCGCGTGGAGCACGCGCAGATCCTGCACTCCGACGACATCCCGCGCTTCGCCAAGCTGGGCGTCATCCCCTCGATGCAGGCGTCGCATCAGACCAGCGATATGTACTGGGCCGGCACGCGCCTGGGGGAGACGCGCCTGCGCGGTGCCTACGCCTGGCGCTCGCTGCTCGCGACGAACGTCGTCATCCCCAACGGCTCGGACTTCCCGGTGGAGTACGTGAACCCGCTGATCTCCTTCAACGCCTCCGTCGCGCGGCAGGACGCCGCGGGATGGCCGGCGGGTGGTTGGTTCCCGGAGCAGCGCATGACGCGCGAGGAAGCGCTGCTCTCGATGAGCCTGTGGCCGGCCTACGCCGCGTTTCAGGAAGCGGAGCTCGGATCGCTGACGCCCGGCAAGCGCGCCGACTTCGTCGTGCTCGACCAGGACATCATGCGCGTGCCCACCGAGATGATCCTGCAGACCCACGTGCTGTCCACCTGGGTCGGCGGCGCGATGGTCTACGAACGGAGGTAG
- the solA gene encoding N-methyl-L-tryptophan oxidase, protein MSARRIVVAGLGAAGAAAAWRLARQGHHVIGLDRWRPPHSNGSSHGDTRVTRATAWEGAAYVPLAARAHELWDELESVSSRKIRQRCGALFIGEAQEEIVAETLRSAADSDVPVVEVDASSAASRAPGLRLSPRSVVVEDPGAGVLLLDDALSAMLSTAAAAGADLRFDEPLLSWDARDSGVAVRTVRGELEADALILALGAWMPPMLAPLGLRLEIERQTMHWFESASEEDEQRPVLIVTDGNDHATVIFPARNGLVKVAGHGSPDRVARPEDVDREIHAADIAAVQETLDRWLPGRHGAHREAKTCLYTRTPSGHFIVDRHPEHAQVVLASPCNGFGFKFAPALGELVAAMVDGDESPLHWPGWRLASAASS, encoded by the coding sequence GTGAGCGCCCGTCGCATCGTCGTCGCCGGACTCGGCGCGGCCGGGGCTGCCGCCGCGTGGCGGCTCGCCCGTCAGGGCCACCACGTGATTGGATTGGACCGTTGGCGGCCGCCGCATTCGAACGGTTCGTCCCACGGCGACACGCGCGTCACGCGCGCGACCGCGTGGGAAGGCGCCGCCTACGTGCCGCTGGCCGCACGGGCACACGAGCTCTGGGACGAACTCGAGTCGGTTTCCTCCCGGAAGATTCGCCAGCGATGCGGGGCGCTCTTCATCGGCGAAGCGCAGGAAGAGATCGTGGCCGAAACCCTGCGTTCGGCCGCTGACTCCGATGTGCCGGTTGTGGAAGTCGATGCCTCGAGCGCCGCTTCGCGCGCACCCGGACTGCGATTGTCACCGCGCAGTGTCGTTGTGGAGGATCCGGGCGCCGGCGTGCTCCTGCTGGACGACGCGCTGTCCGCGATGCTCAGCACCGCAGCTGCGGCCGGCGCAGACCTGCGTTTCGATGAACCGCTACTTTCGTGGGATGCGCGCGACTCGGGAGTCGCAGTGCGGACCGTGCGCGGCGAGCTCGAGGCCGATGCCTTGATTCTCGCACTCGGCGCGTGGATGCCGCCGATGCTGGCCCCGCTCGGCCTGCGGCTCGAGATCGAACGGCAGACGATGCATTGGTTCGAGTCCGCTAGCGAGGAGGACGAGCAGCGTCCGGTCCTGATCGTCACCGACGGCAACGACCACGCCACCGTGATCTTTCCCGCGCGGAACGGACTCGTGAAGGTTGCCGGTCACGGAAGCCCGGATCGTGTCGCGCGTCCCGAGGACGTGGACCGCGAGATCCACGCGGCCGACATCGCTGCGGTGCAGGAGACACTCGACCGATGGCTCCCGGGGCGCCACGGCGCGCATCGCGAAGCCAAGACCTGTCTCTACACACGCACGCCGAGTGGCCACTTCATCGTGGATCGGCATCCTGAGCACGCGCAGGTGGTGCTGGCCAGTCCCTGCAACGGTTTCGGATTCAAGTTCGCACCCGCGCTTGGGGAGCTCGTCGCCGCGATGGTCGACGGCGACGAGTCCCCGCTGCACTGGCCGGGTTGGCGGCTCGCTAGCGCTGCTTCGAGCTGA